A genomic region of Rhipicephalus sanguineus isolate Rsan-2018 chromosome 1, BIME_Rsan_1.4, whole genome shotgun sequence contains the following coding sequences:
- the LOC125757042 gene encoding uncharacterized protein K02A2.6-like, producing MKMLARSHVWWPRLTLDIEQAVKEYITCQLSQNAAARVPLMPWGWPTRRWQRVHLDFAQRDQHFFLVLMDAHSKWVEVFVMTTTTSEKTVEKLRGVFAAYGLPEEIVTDNGPQFTSQHFATFLSRNGIRHSKSPPYHPVSNGSAERCVQTVKKDLFKQILDEERKGDKKSMQHRIDQFLFSYRNTPSSTTGETPAQIFLSWQPRTRLSLLHPDMEQRMREKGEQAKLHADQKRGPWRDFSEGDQVLVKGLRPDDDKWLLGSRQHTDDYKAIEVHIKLAKPTDKTAFSAAPSCLACIKAFVREEVARQLSLITSLPERSTPLIPHYNTSYKVKCLRSLHQSGHHQSPHY from the exons ATGAAAATGCTGGCAAGGAGTCATGTCTGGTGGCCTCGCTTAACGTTAGACATAGAGCAAGCGGTGAAAGAGTACATCACTTGTCAGTTGTCACAGAATGCGGCAGCTAGAGTGCCACTAATGCCATGGGGCTGGCCAACGCGTAGATGGCAGCGAGTTCATCTAGATTTTGCGCAAAGGGACCAGCATTTCTTTTTGGTCCTAATGGACGCTCATTCGAAGTGGGTTGAGGTGTTTGTcatgacaacaacaacaagtgAAAAGACAGTAGAGAAGTTGCGAGGTGTTTTTGCGGCCTACGGACTACCAGAGGAGATCGTGACCGACAACGGGCCCCAATTCACATCGCAGCACTTCGCAACATTCCTGAGCAGGAATGGAATTCGTCATTCCAAATCTCCTCCCTATCACCCAGTTTCGAATGGTAGCGCCGAACGGTGCGTTCAGACCGTCAAGAAGGACTTGTTTAAACAGATActagacgaagaaagaaaaggagacaaGAAGTCCATGCAACATCGCATAGACCAATTTCTCTTCAGTTATCGCAACACCCCGTCCAGCACCACTGGTGAGACCCCGGCCCAGATCTTCTTGTCATGGCAGCCAAGAACCAGGCTGAGTCTGCTGCACCCGGACATGGAACAACGCATGCGCGAAAAGGGGGAGCAGGCGAAGCTCCACGCAGACCAGAAACGAGGGCCATGGAGAGACTTTTCGGAAGGCGACCAGGTTTTGGTAAAAGGACTCCGCCCGGACGACGACAAATGGCTGTTGG GGTCACGGCAACATACCGACGACTACAAGGCTATCGAGGTGCACATTAAGCTCGCCAAGCCCACCGACAAGACCGCATTCAGCGCTGCGCCATCTTGTCTGGCCTGC ATCAAAGCTTTTGtacgcgaagaagttgctcgccagCTCTCGCTCATCACCAGCCTGCCGGAACGAAGTACGCCGCTAATCCCTCACTACAAC
- the LOC125757043 gene encoding uncharacterized protein LOC125757043 produces MAAAGKFEPFLEDGDEDFESYIERFEHFLRATQVSDDLKVSVLVTAIGKKTYRTLKNLLAPAKPEEKEYAQLIQALKKHYAPEPMVIAERFRFNRRFQQDTEPVAGFALELKSLAASCNFGALLDEALRDRFVAGLKDETTQAELLKRATLTFAEACELARSIELARSETKKFQPEGQELGVHAVQRQALSSRSGQPRGDYMEPRPAKETTGWACYRCGATSHTDERCPFRKYRCRVCKRVGHLARACRSSASTAHYAEDSSEY; encoded by the exons ATGGCAGCGGCTGGCAAGTTCGAACCCTTCCTCGAGGACGGAGACGAGGATTTCGAATCGTACATCGAGCGGTTCGAGCACTTCCTTCGGGCGACCCAGGTGAGCGACGACCTCAAGGTTTCGGTGTTGGTTACCGCTATTGGGAAGAAAACCTATCGCACGCTTAAAAATCTACTAGCTCCCGCGAAGCCCGAGGAGAAAGAATATGCGCAACTAATTCAAGCCCTCAAGAAGCATTATGCTCCGGAACCCATGGTCATAGCGGAACGCTTCAGATTCAACCGCCGGTTTCAGCAGGACACAGAACCGGTGGCGGGCTTTGCTTTGGAATTGAAGAGTTTGGCTGCCTCCTGCAATTTCGGGGCACTTTTGGATGAAGCTTTGCGGGACCGTTTCGTTGCCGGGCTGAAAGACGAGACAACGCAAGCAGAGCTTCTGAAGAGGGCCACACTGACGTTTGCAGAGGCGTGCGAACTAGCCCGAAGTATTGAACTAGCCCGTTCCGAGACGAAGAAATTCCAGCCGGAGGGGCAAGAACTGGGTGTCCACGCCGTACAACGACAAGCTCTGAGTTCAAGGTCGGGACAGCCGCGTGGAGACTACATGGAACCCAGACCAGCGAAAGAAACAACCGGTTGGGCTTGCTACCGCTGCGGAGCCACCTCCCACACCGACGAAAGGTGCCCGTTCAGGAAATACCGCTGCCGCGTCTGCAAACGAGTGGGCCACTTGGCAAGAGCGTGCCGATCGTCCGCCAGCACAGCACACTATGCGGAGGACAGTAGTG AGTACTAG